The Mangrovibacillus cuniculi sequence TAGGACAAAATTTCCTCGTCATATATGTTAAGTGGTTGAAAGAATAGGCGAGAGGAGTATTTCCCATGAATGAACATACACCAAAGCTAGTCAGTAACATCGATCCCTATGTTTATCAAACTTTAGCCAGCATAGTTGGTAGCGAAGTCGTCATCCAAACGACAAAAGGTACAGTCTCCGGCATGTTAAAAGGTGCTTTTCCAGACCACGCGATTGTAGACTCCCACGGTGGTTCCTTCTTTATTCGAATTGAGCAAATCGTATGGATTTTACCAAAAGGATAAGGAGGACAACTGATGTTTACACGATTAGATCGTTTGTTAATTGAATTACCTATCCCAGAGCACGGTGATGCAAATGCTGCTGCTGCAGTACAAGAACTACTAGGTGGTAAATTTGGTGAGATGTCTACCTTAAACAACTATATGTATCAATCATTTAACTTCCGTCATAAGAGTAAACTGCGTCCTTTCTATGACCTCGTCGCAAGTATTACTGCTGAGGAATTTGGCCACGTAGAGTTAGTTTCTAATACAATCAATCTTCTTTCTGTTGGCAATACATTTAATGTCGGGGATCCAAATATCCCTCAATTAGGACTAGGA is a genomic window containing:
- a CDS encoding YuzF family protein, with amino-acid sequence MNEHTPKLVSNIDPYVYQTLASIVGSEVVIQTTKGTVSGMLKGAFPDHAIVDSHGGSFFIRIEQIVWILPKG